Proteins co-encoded in one Neodiprion lecontei isolate iyNeoLeco1 chromosome 3, iyNeoLeco1.1, whole genome shotgun sequence genomic window:
- the LOC107219894 gene encoding vesicular acetylcholine transporter, whose translation MTTIPIINMEFGELKEVVWTKLQEPKSQRKLILVIVSIALLLDNMLYMVIVPIIPDYLKYVGAFGDEPETNSTVTGPPSHHGQDSATGILFASKAIVQLMVNPFSGALIDRIGYDIPMMIGLTIMFLSTAVFACGRSYGILFFARSLQGVGSAFADTAGLAMIADRFTEEAERSKALGIALAFISFGCLVAPPFGGALYQFAGKEMPFLILAFVSLLDGFMLLLVMKPLKEQLKDRNRDRGPTIPIWRLFIDPYIAVCAGALMMSNVALAFLEPTISLWMEDNITHDNWKMGMIWLPAFFPHVFGVVITVKMAKQYPQYQWLMAACGLALEGLCCFIIPFSTSYKVLMIPICGICFGIALIDTALLPTLGYLVDVRYVSVYGSIYAIADISYSVAYAVGPIIAGGVVEAIGFTALNIGIAFSNLMYAPVLYYLRHIYDFKPFQDEANVLMQDPPDKEYQTYVLQEQRPVNGEVGNHLTQGRIETNIDQASDYPTDQYNPSQNGYEGSGYNQSRGYDQQPQGYGQQPTSFGGHSGYSAPPQAPQQTTQQAFGQQRSYGQTEQSFGHQTSYGQPKQPQHEPQGDANPFRRSVEPEKPAGDSNPFRQGMF comes from the coding sequence ATCGTCTCGATAGCCCTGCTCTTGGACAACATGTTGTACATGGTAATCGTGCCAATTATCCCCGATTATCTTAAGTACGTCGGAGCATTCGGCGACGAGCCAGAGACCAACAGCACGGTGACGGGCCCACCCTCCCATCACGGTCAGGACTCGGCGACCGGTATCCTCTTTGCCTCGAAAGCGATTGTCCAGCTGATGGTGAACCCCTTTTCCGGCGCGCTGATCGACAGGATCGGCTACGACATACCCATGATGATTGGACTGACCATAATGTTTCTGTCCACCGCCGTTTTTGCCTGTGGCCGAAGCTACGGAATCCTCTTCTTCGCCAGGAGCCTCCAAGGCGTGGGATCCGCATTCGCGGACACAGCTGGTCTCGCCATGATAGCCGATCGTTTCACCGAGGAAGCGGAGCGGTCGAAAGCGCTCGGAATCGCCTTGGCTTTCATCAGCTTCGGATGTTTGGTAGCGCCTCCTTTTGGCGGGGCGCTCTACCAGTTCGCCGGCAAGGAAATGCCCTTCCTCATCCTCGCCTTCGTCAGCCTACTAGACGGTTTCATGCTTCTTCTCGTTATGAAACCACTGAAGGAACAGCTGAAGGACAGGAACAGAGACAGGGGTCCGACGATTCCGATCTGGCGTCTGTTCATCGATCCCTATATAGCGGTGTGCGCCGGTGCTCTGATGATGTCCAACGTCGCTCTGGCGTTTCTTGAACCAACCATATCCCTGTGGATGGAGGACAACATAACTCACGACAACTGGAAGATGGGGATGATTTGGCTACCCGCCTTCTTCCCGCACGTATTCGGGGTTGTGATAACCGTCAAGATGGCCAAGCAGTACCCTCAGTACCAGTGGCTGATGGCAGCCTGCGGACTGGCGCTGGAGGGACTGTGCTGCTTCATAATTCCATTTTCGACCTCCTACAAGGTCCTGATGATACCGATCTGCGGCATCTGCTTCGGAATCGCTCTGATTGACACGGCTCTGCTTCCAACCCTTGGATACCTTGTCGACGTGCGATACGTTTCGGTTTACGGTAGCATCTACGCCATCGCCGACATTTCTTACAGCGTCGCGTACGCGGTGGGTCCTATAATAGCCGGTGGTGTCGTCGAAGCGATCGGATTCACCGCGCTTAACATCGGCATTGCCTTTTCCAACCTGATGTACGCACCGGTTCTCTACTACCTGAGGCACATTTACGACTTCAAGCCCTTCCAGGACGAGGCGAATGTCCTGATGCAGGATCCTCCGGACAAAGAGTATCAGACGTACGTACTTCAGGAGCAAAGACCGGTTAATGGCGAGGTGGGAAACCACTTGACCCAGGGTAGAATCGAGACAAACATCGATCAGGCGTCGGACTACCCCACTGATCAGTATAATCCGTCCCAAAACGGGTACGAAGGAAGTGGATACAACCAGAGCAGAGGCTACGATCAACAGCCGCAAGGCTACGGCCAGCAACCAACGAGCTTCGGAGGTCACAGTGGATACTCGGCACCGCCGCAAGCTCCGCAACAAACAACGCAGCAGGCGTTCGGACAGCAACGAAGCTACGGCCAGACGGAACAGAGCTTTGGACACCAAACCAGCTACGGTCAGCCGAAGCAGCCTCAGCACGAGCCCCAAGGGGACGCGAATCCCTTCAGGCGGTCCGTTGAGCCCGAAAAACCTGCCGGGGACAGCAATCCGTTTAGGCAGGGGATGTTCTAG